In the genome of Chelmon rostratus isolate fCheRos1 chromosome 24, fCheRos1.pri, whole genome shotgun sequence, one region contains:
- the LOC121627187 gene encoding mitogen-activated protein kinase kinase kinase kinase 4-like isoform X2, which translates to MANDSPAKSLVDIDLASLRDPAGIFELVEVVGNGTYGQVYKGRHVKTGQLAAIKVMDVTEDEEEEIKLEINMLKKYSHHRNIATYYGAFIKKSPPGHDDQLWLVMEFCGAGSITDLVKNTKGNQLKEDWIAYISREILRGLAHLHAHHVIHRDIKGQNVLLTENAEVKLVDFGVSAQLDRTVGRRNTFIGTPYWMAPEVIACDENPDATYDYRSDLWSCGITAIEMAEGAPPLCDMHPMRALFLIPRNPPPRLKSKKWSKKFFSFIEGCLVKNYTQRPPTEQLLKHPFIRDQPNERQVRIQLKDHIDRTKKKRGEKDETEYEYSGSEEEEEDPPEQEGEPSSIVNVPGESTLRRDFIRLQQENKERSEALRRQQLLQEQQLREQEEYKRQLLAERQKRIEQQKEQRRRLEEQQRREREMRRQQEREQRRREQEEKRRIEEMDRRRKEEEERRRAEDEKRRNDREQEYIRRQLEEEQRHLEMLQEQLLREQAMLLADERYRKNIQGSPQTAPPPKQPPLPPRSSEPFSNGSSASEASAMHRPMEPQVQWSHLAALKSSNSAAPSPPPPPVVSRSQSFSEPGGVTSSFAQLHLRSQDPHHHHHHHPSPARTDPQPQPPLHHPQAHTRAEHQASSEEVPPKVPVRTTSRSPVLSRRESPLPSQPGNQGGQRNAGGNVEQRPLWDRVEKLQPRPGSGSSSGSSNSSSQASPGDRFRPRCESPASSKSEGSPLQRPDNVPKKQDEKNLARPTRPAGDADLTALAKELRAVDDVRPHHKVTDYSSSSEESGTTDEEDDEEVDQEAGEESTSGAEDSRAGYPHGFCRRLSNGETESARTMLVEDSESEQAITPSKDGTLVIRQSTVDIKRLVNLSSSSSSAGPGHGHGQPQPPSHGLPEKNGFAGRIHHLPDLIQQSHHSPSSSTTIPSASSTSSSSSSSFPSSSSLASPAMSPQNPLDKFTAIESQSESNSMSKHKSSSSFTPFIDPRLLQISPSSGSSLNNMGFGQDGRLADPLRSDPSRKGSVVNVNPVNTRPPSDTPEIRKYKKRFNSEILCAALWGVNLLVGTESGLMLLDRSGQGKVYPLINRRRIQQMDVLEGLNVLVTISGKKNKLRVYYLSWLRNKILHNDPEVEKKQGWVNVGDLEGCVHYKVVKYERIKFLVLALKNAVEVYAWAPKPYHKFMAFKSFGDLVHKPLLVDLTVEEGQRLKVIYGSCSGFHAVDVDSGAVYDIYLPTHIQTSIQCHAIIILPNTDGIELLVCYEDEGVYVNTYGRITKDVVLQWGEMPTSVAYIRSNQIMGWGEKAIEIRSVETGHLDGVFMHKRAQRLKFLCERNDKVFFASVRPGGASQVYFMTLGRTSLMSW; encoded by the exons ATGGCGAACGACTCTCCAGCTAAAAGTCTGGTAGACATAGACTTGGCTTCGTTGCGG gATCCAGCTGGGATATTTGAATTGGTGGAGGTAGTTGGAAATGGCACCTATGGACAAGTATACAAG GGGCGTCATGTCAAGACTGGACAGCTGGCTGCCATCAAAGTCATGGACGTCACAGAG gatgaagaggaggaaattaAACTGGAGATCAATATGTTGAAGAAGTATTCCCACCACCGAAACATAGCCACCTACTATGGTGCTTTCATTAAAAAGAGCCCCCCGGGACACGATGACCAGCTATGG TTGGTGATGGAGTTCTGTGGAGCTGGTTCGATCACAGACCTGGTGAAGAACACCAAGGGGAACCAGCTGAAGGAAGACTGGATCGCCTACATCTCCAGAGAGATCCTAAGG gGCCTTGCCCACCTACATGCCCACCACGTCATCCACCGTGACATCAAGGGCCAGAACGTCCTGTTGACTGAGAATGCCGAAGTCAAACTAG TTGACTTTGGCGTGAGTGCTCAGCTGGACAGGACAGTGGGGAGGAGGAACACCTTCATTGGCACCCCTTATTGGATGGCCCCTGAGGTCATTGCTTGTGACGAGAACCCAGACGCCACATATGATTACAGA AGTGATCTGTGGTCTTGTGGTATCACAGCTATTGAAATGGCTGAAGGAGCACCAC CACTTTGTGACATGCACCCAATGCGTGCACTCTTCCTCATTCCAAGAAACCCTCCTCCCCGGCTCAAATCTAAAAAATG GTCCAAAAAGTTTTTTAGTTTCATCGAGGGCTGTCTGGTGAAGAACTACACGCAGCGCCCCCcgacagagcagctgctgaagcaCCCCTTCATCCGAGACCAGCCCAACGAGAGGCAAGTCCGCATTCAGCTCAAAGACCACATCGACCGCaccaagaagaagagaggagagaagg ATGAGACAGAGTATGAGTACAGTggcagtgaagaggaggaagaggatccTCCAGAGCAGGAGGGGGAACCCAG CTCCATTGTCAATGTGCCAGGTGAGTCAACTCTGCGCCGCGACTTCATCCGCCTGCAGCAGGAGAACAAGGAGCGATCAGAGGCCCTCCGTcgccagcagctcctccaggagCAGCAGCTCCGGGAGCAGGAGGAGTACAAGCGCCAACTTCTGGCCGAGAGGCAGAAGCGCATTGAGCAacagaaggagcagaggaggcggCTGGAGGAG CAACAGCGACGCGAGCGGGAGATGAGGAGGCAACAGGAGCGCGAGCAGCGTCGTCGTGAGCAAGAGGAGAAGAGGCGTATTGAGGAGATGGATCGTCGACGtaaagaagaggaggaacgCCGGAGGGCAGAGGATGAGAAGAGAAGGAACGATCGTGAACAG GAGTACATCAGGcgtcagctggaggaggagcagagacacctggagatgctgcaggagcagctgctcCGTGAACAGGCCATGCTGCTG GCCGACGAGCGGTACCGTAAGAACATTCAGGGCTCCCCTCAGACTGCCCCTCCTCCCAAGCAGCCCCCTCTGCCTCCCCGCTCCTCTGAACCGTTCTCCAATGGTAGCTCCGCCTCCGAGGCCTCCGCCATGCACCGGCCAATGGAGCCTCAG GTCCAGTGGTCCCACCTGGCCgctttaaaaagcagcaacagcgccgccccctctcctcctcctccgcccgtGGTCTCTCGCTCCCAGTCCTTCAGCGAGCCCGGCGGCGTGACCTCTAGCTTTGCACAACTCCACCTGCGTTCCCAGGAcccccaccatcaccaccaccaccacccatcGCCCGCACGCACTGACCCACAGCCCCAACctcccctccaccacccccAGGCCCACACTAGGGCCGAACACCAGGCCAGCAGCGAGGAGGTACCACCTAAG GTCCCGGTAAGGACAACATCCAGGTCTCCAGTGCTGTCGCGCCGTGAGTCCCCTCTGCCATCACAACCCGGCAACCAGGGCGGACAGAGGAACGCTGGCGG TAATGTGGAGCAGCGCCCACTGTGGGACCGCGTGGAGAAGCTGCAGCCTCGGCCAGGCAGCGGCAGCTCCTCCGGCTCCTCCAACTCCAGCTCCCAGGCCAGTCCTGGTGACCGCTTCAGGCCACGCTGTGAGTCCCCTG CTTCCTCCAAATCTGAAGGGTCGCCACTCCAGCGGCCCGACAATGTTcccaaaaaacaagatgaaaagaaCCTCGCCAGACCTACTCGACCAGCT GGTGATGCG GACCTGACAGCTCTGGCCAAGGAGCTTCGTGCAGTAGACGACGTGAGGCCTCACCACAAGGTCACGGACTACTCCTCATCAAGCGAGGAGTCGGGCACCACTGACGAGGAAGACGATGAGGAGGTGGACCAGGAGGCGGGAGAGGAATCCACCTCTGGAGCCGAGGACTCCAGGGCTGG ATATCCCCATGGCTTCTGCAGGAGGCTGAGTAACGGGGAGACGGAGTCTGCTAGGACTATGCTGGTTGAGGACTCAGAGAGCGAGCAAGCCATTACGCCCTCCAAGGATGGCACGCTGGTCATCAGACAG AGCACAGTTGACATAAAGCGGTTGGTCAatctctcatcctcctcctcctcggctgGCCCTGGCCACGGCCACGGCCAGCCCCAACCCCCCAGCCACGGCCTCCCAGAGAAAAACGGCTTTGCCGGCCGTATACACCACCTACCAGACCTTATCCAGCAGAGCCATCACTCCCCTTCCTCTTCCACGACCATCCCTTCCgcatcctccacctcctcctcctcctcctcctccttcccctcatCATCTAGCCTTGCCAGTCCTGCCATGTCCCCACAGAACCCCCTGGACAAGTTCACTGCCATCGAG TCCCAGTCAGAGAGCAACTCCATGTCCAAACACaagtcttcctcttccttcaccCCCTTCATCGACCCCCGTCTTCTCCAGATCTCTCCATCCAGTGGCAGCTCCCTCAACAACATGG GATTTGGGCAGGACGGACGGCTGGCGGACCCTCTGAGGTCCGACCCTTCCCGTAAAGGCTCAGTGGTCAACGTCAACCCAGTCAACACGCGCCCGCCCAGCGACACACCTGAGATTCGCAAGTACAAGAAGAGGTTCAACTCTGAGATTCTGTGTGCTGCACTGTGGG GAGTGAACCTGCTGGTGGGGACAGAGAGCGGTCTGATGCTGCTGGATCGAAGCGGTCAGGGGAAGGTCTACCCGCTGATCAACAGACGACGCATCCAGCAAATGGATGTCCTGGAGGGACTCAATGTCTTGGTCACCATATCAG GTAAAAAGAACAAGCTGCGAGTGTATTACCTGTCGTGGCTGAGAAACAAAATTTTGCACAATGACCCTGAGGTGGAGAAGAAGCAGGGTTGGGTTAACGTGGGCGACCTGGAGGGTTGCGTCCACTACAAAGTTG tgaaataTGAAAGGATTAAGTTCTTGGTGCTGGCCTTGAAGAACGCTGTGGAGGTGTACGCCTGGGCGCCCAAACCCTACCACAAATTCATGGCCTTCAAG TCTTTTGGTGACCTGGTGCACAAGCCTCTGCTGGTTGACCTGACAGTGGAGGAAGGTCAGAGGTTAAAGGTCATCTACGGCTCCTGCTCAGGCTTCCATGCCGTGGATGTGGACTCCGGTGCCGTCTACGACATCTACCTGCCCACACAC ATCCAGACCAGCATTCAGTGCCACGCCATCATCATCTTGCCCAACACTGACGGGATCGAGCTGCTGGTGTGTTACGAGGACGAGGGCGTCTACGTCAACACCTACGGACGCATCACCAAGGACGTGGTGCTGCAGTGGGGAGAGATGCCAACTTCAGTGG CCTACATTAGGTCAAACCAGATCATGGGCTGGGGTGAGAAGGCCATAGAGATCCGCTCAGTGGAGACGGGCCACCTGGACGGCGTCTTCATGCACAAGAGAGCCCAGAGACTCAAGTTCCTTTGTGAGAGGAATGACAAG GTCTTCTTCGCCTCTGTGCGCCCCGGAGGTGCCAGCCAGGTGTACTTTATGACCCTGGGACGCACTTCTCTTATGAGCTGGTAG
- the LOC121627187 gene encoding mitogen-activated protein kinase kinase kinase kinase 4-like isoform X8, whose product MANDSPAKSLVDIDLASLRDPAGIFELVEVVGNGTYGQVYKGRHVKTGQLAAIKVMDVTEDEEEEIKLEINMLKKYSHHRNIATYYGAFIKKSPPGHDDQLWLVMEFCGAGSITDLVKNTKGNQLKEDWIAYISREILRGLAHLHAHHVIHRDIKGQNVLLTENAEVKLVDFGVSAQLDRTVGRRNTFIGTPYWMAPEVIACDENPDATYDYRSDLWSCGITAIEMAEGAPPLCDMHPMRALFLIPRNPPPRLKSKKWSKKFFSFIEGCLVKNYTQRPPTEQLLKHPFIRDQPNERQVRIQLKDHIDRTKKKRGEKDETEYEYSGSEEEEEDPPEQEGEPSSIVNVPGESTLRRDFIRLQQENKERSEALRRQQLLQEQQLREQEEYKRQLLAERQKRIEQQKEQRRRLEEQQRREREMRRQQEREQRRREQEEKRRIEEMDRRRKEEEERRRAEDEKRRNDREQEYIRRQLEEEQRHLEMLQEQLLREQAMLLADERYRKNIQGSPQTAPPPKQPPLPPRSSEPFSNGSSASEASAMHRPMEPQVPVRTTSRSPVLSRRESPLPSQPGNQGGQRNAGGNVEQRPLWDRVEKLQPRPGSGSSSGSSNSSSQASPGDRFRPRCESPASSKSEGSPLQRPDNVPKKQDEKNLARPTRPAGDADLTALAKELRAVDDVRPHHKVTDYSSSSEESGTTDEEDDEEVDQEAGEESTSGAEDSRAGYPHGFCRRLSNGETESARTMLVEDSESEQAITPSKDGTLVIRQSTVDIKRLVNLSSSSSSAGPGHGHGQPQPPSHGLPEKNGFAGRIHHLPDLIQQSHHSPSSSTTIPSASSTSSSSSSSFPSSSSLASPAMSPQNPLDKFTAIESQSESNSMSKHKSSSSFTPFIDPRLLQISPSSGSSLNNMAGFGQDGRLADPLRSDPSRKGSVVNVNPVNTRPPSDTPEIRKYKKRFNSEILCAALWGVNLLVGTESGLMLLDRSGQGKVYPLINRRRIQQMDVLEGLNVLVTISGKKNKLRVYYLSWLRNKILHNDPEVEKKQGWVNVGDLEGCVHYKVVKYERIKFLVLALKNAVEVYAWAPKPYHKFMAFKSFGDLVHKPLLVDLTVEEGQRLKVIYGSCSGFHAVDVDSGAVYDIYLPTHIQTSIQCHAIIILPNTDGIELLVCYEDEGVYVNTYGRITKDVVLQWGEMPTSVAYIRSNQIMGWGEKAIEIRSVETGHLDGVFMHKRAQRLKFLCERNDKVFFASVRPGGASQVYFMTLGRTSLMSW is encoded by the exons ATGGCGAACGACTCTCCAGCTAAAAGTCTGGTAGACATAGACTTGGCTTCGTTGCGG gATCCAGCTGGGATATTTGAATTGGTGGAGGTAGTTGGAAATGGCACCTATGGACAAGTATACAAG GGGCGTCATGTCAAGACTGGACAGCTGGCTGCCATCAAAGTCATGGACGTCACAGAG gatgaagaggaggaaattaAACTGGAGATCAATATGTTGAAGAAGTATTCCCACCACCGAAACATAGCCACCTACTATGGTGCTTTCATTAAAAAGAGCCCCCCGGGACACGATGACCAGCTATGG TTGGTGATGGAGTTCTGTGGAGCTGGTTCGATCACAGACCTGGTGAAGAACACCAAGGGGAACCAGCTGAAGGAAGACTGGATCGCCTACATCTCCAGAGAGATCCTAAGG gGCCTTGCCCACCTACATGCCCACCACGTCATCCACCGTGACATCAAGGGCCAGAACGTCCTGTTGACTGAGAATGCCGAAGTCAAACTAG TTGACTTTGGCGTGAGTGCTCAGCTGGACAGGACAGTGGGGAGGAGGAACACCTTCATTGGCACCCCTTATTGGATGGCCCCTGAGGTCATTGCTTGTGACGAGAACCCAGACGCCACATATGATTACAGA AGTGATCTGTGGTCTTGTGGTATCACAGCTATTGAAATGGCTGAAGGAGCACCAC CACTTTGTGACATGCACCCAATGCGTGCACTCTTCCTCATTCCAAGAAACCCTCCTCCCCGGCTCAAATCTAAAAAATG GTCCAAAAAGTTTTTTAGTTTCATCGAGGGCTGTCTGGTGAAGAACTACACGCAGCGCCCCCcgacagagcagctgctgaagcaCCCCTTCATCCGAGACCAGCCCAACGAGAGGCAAGTCCGCATTCAGCTCAAAGACCACATCGACCGCaccaagaagaagagaggagagaagg ATGAGACAGAGTATGAGTACAGTggcagtgaagaggaggaagaggatccTCCAGAGCAGGAGGGGGAACCCAG CTCCATTGTCAATGTGCCAGGTGAGTCAACTCTGCGCCGCGACTTCATCCGCCTGCAGCAGGAGAACAAGGAGCGATCAGAGGCCCTCCGTcgccagcagctcctccaggagCAGCAGCTCCGGGAGCAGGAGGAGTACAAGCGCCAACTTCTGGCCGAGAGGCAGAAGCGCATTGAGCAacagaaggagcagaggaggcggCTGGAGGAG CAACAGCGACGCGAGCGGGAGATGAGGAGGCAACAGGAGCGCGAGCAGCGTCGTCGTGAGCAAGAGGAGAAGAGGCGTATTGAGGAGATGGATCGTCGACGtaaagaagaggaggaacgCCGGAGGGCAGAGGATGAGAAGAGAAGGAACGATCGTGAACAG GAGTACATCAGGcgtcagctggaggaggagcagagacacctggagatgctgcaggagcagctgctcCGTGAACAGGCCATGCTGCTG GCCGACGAGCGGTACCGTAAGAACATTCAGGGCTCCCCTCAGACTGCCCCTCCTCCCAAGCAGCCCCCTCTGCCTCCCCGCTCCTCTGAACCGTTCTCCAATGGTAGCTCCGCCTCCGAGGCCTCCGCCATGCACCGGCCAATGGAGCCTCAG GTCCCGGTAAGGACAACATCCAGGTCTCCAGTGCTGTCGCGCCGTGAGTCCCCTCTGCCATCACAACCCGGCAACCAGGGCGGACAGAGGAACGCTGGCGG TAATGTGGAGCAGCGCCCACTGTGGGACCGCGTGGAGAAGCTGCAGCCTCGGCCAGGCAGCGGCAGCTCCTCCGGCTCCTCCAACTCCAGCTCCCAGGCCAGTCCTGGTGACCGCTTCAGGCCACGCTGTGAGTCCCCTG CTTCCTCCAAATCTGAAGGGTCGCCACTCCAGCGGCCCGACAATGTTcccaaaaaacaagatgaaaagaaCCTCGCCAGACCTACTCGACCAGCT GGTGATGCG GACCTGACAGCTCTGGCCAAGGAGCTTCGTGCAGTAGACGACGTGAGGCCTCACCACAAGGTCACGGACTACTCCTCATCAAGCGAGGAGTCGGGCACCACTGACGAGGAAGACGATGAGGAGGTGGACCAGGAGGCGGGAGAGGAATCCACCTCTGGAGCCGAGGACTCCAGGGCTGG ATATCCCCATGGCTTCTGCAGGAGGCTGAGTAACGGGGAGACGGAGTCTGCTAGGACTATGCTGGTTGAGGACTCAGAGAGCGAGCAAGCCATTACGCCCTCCAAGGATGGCACGCTGGTCATCAGACAG AGCACAGTTGACATAAAGCGGTTGGTCAatctctcatcctcctcctcctcggctgGCCCTGGCCACGGCCACGGCCAGCCCCAACCCCCCAGCCACGGCCTCCCAGAGAAAAACGGCTTTGCCGGCCGTATACACCACCTACCAGACCTTATCCAGCAGAGCCATCACTCCCCTTCCTCTTCCACGACCATCCCTTCCgcatcctccacctcctcctcctcctcctcctccttcccctcatCATCTAGCCTTGCCAGTCCTGCCATGTCCCCACAGAACCCCCTGGACAAGTTCACTGCCATCGAG TCCCAGTCAGAGAGCAACTCCATGTCCAAACACaagtcttcctcttccttcaccCCCTTCATCGACCCCCGTCTTCTCCAGATCTCTCCATCCAGTGGCAGCTCCCTCAACAACATGG CAGGATTTGGGCAGGACGGACGGCTGGCGGACCCTCTGAGGTCCGACCCTTCCCGTAAAGGCTCAGTGGTCAACGTCAACCCAGTCAACACGCGCCCGCCCAGCGACACACCTGAGATTCGCAAGTACAAGAAGAGGTTCAACTCTGAGATTCTGTGTGCTGCACTGTGGG GAGTGAACCTGCTGGTGGGGACAGAGAGCGGTCTGATGCTGCTGGATCGAAGCGGTCAGGGGAAGGTCTACCCGCTGATCAACAGACGACGCATCCAGCAAATGGATGTCCTGGAGGGACTCAATGTCTTGGTCACCATATCAG GTAAAAAGAACAAGCTGCGAGTGTATTACCTGTCGTGGCTGAGAAACAAAATTTTGCACAATGACCCTGAGGTGGAGAAGAAGCAGGGTTGGGTTAACGTGGGCGACCTGGAGGGTTGCGTCCACTACAAAGTTG tgaaataTGAAAGGATTAAGTTCTTGGTGCTGGCCTTGAAGAACGCTGTGGAGGTGTACGCCTGGGCGCCCAAACCCTACCACAAATTCATGGCCTTCAAG TCTTTTGGTGACCTGGTGCACAAGCCTCTGCTGGTTGACCTGACAGTGGAGGAAGGTCAGAGGTTAAAGGTCATCTACGGCTCCTGCTCAGGCTTCCATGCCGTGGATGTGGACTCCGGTGCCGTCTACGACATCTACCTGCCCACACAC ATCCAGACCAGCATTCAGTGCCACGCCATCATCATCTTGCCCAACACTGACGGGATCGAGCTGCTGGTGTGTTACGAGGACGAGGGCGTCTACGTCAACACCTACGGACGCATCACCAAGGACGTGGTGCTGCAGTGGGGAGAGATGCCAACTTCAGTGG CCTACATTAGGTCAAACCAGATCATGGGCTGGGGTGAGAAGGCCATAGAGATCCGCTCAGTGGAGACGGGCCACCTGGACGGCGTCTTCATGCACAAGAGAGCCCAGAGACTCAAGTTCCTTTGTGAGAGGAATGACAAG GTCTTCTTCGCCTCTGTGCGCCCCGGAGGTGCCAGCCAGGTGTACTTTATGACCCTGGGACGCACTTCTCTTATGAGCTGGTAG